From the Teredinibacter turnerae T7901 genome, one window contains:
- a CDS encoding glycoside hydrolase family 108 protein — protein sequence MADFSVAITSTLKAEGGYVHDPDDPGGETYKGIARNRNSKWQGWIAVDLLKKQRGFPANLEDDPQLQALVHELYELNYWDKIRGDDIVDQDIADSIFDFAVNAGPATSSKLAQLAVGATADGVIGEKTLEKLNAEDKRTFLATFAIAKIGRYISICESRRESRKYFYGWVRRTLEGM from the coding sequence ATGGCAGATTTTTCCGTCGCTATCACATCCACGCTAAAGGCAGAGGGCGGTTATGTACACGACCCTGACGACCCCGGCGGCGAAACTTACAAAGGCATCGCCCGTAACCGCAACTCCAAATGGCAGGGCTGGATCGCCGTCGACCTATTGAAAAAGCAACGCGGGTTTCCAGCAAACCTGGAAGACGACCCTCAATTACAGGCACTGGTACACGAGCTCTATGAGCTTAATTACTGGGACAAAATACGTGGCGATGACATTGTCGATCAGGACATCGCTGACTCCATTTTTGATTTTGCCGTCAACGCTGGCCCTGCCACCAGCAGCAAACTTGCTCAGCTGGCTGTCGGTGCGACGGCCGATGGGGTTATTGGAGAAAAAACGCTGGAAAAACTCAACGCAGAGGATAAGCGCACGTTTCTGGCAACCTTCGCAATCGCCAAGATCGGTCGCTATATCTCCATCTGTGAATCCCGACGCGAGAGCCGAAAATATTTTTACGGTTGGGTGAGACGTACCCTGGAGGGCATGTAA
- a CDS encoding alanine/glycine:cation symporter family protein, which translates to MLNSESLNQFLSTVVGIVWGLPLVFLLVGGGIFFCLHSRFLPYRYLTRSVALLGRGADDHDRGQLSHFQALSTALSGTLGMGNVAGVALAISMGGPGAIFWMWVSACLGIATKFYTCTLAVMYRGKDSEGKWQGGPMYVVREGLGQRWLPLAYFFAFAGLLGTMPSFQINQLVAILRQTVGESTGMASAESHFGFDLSVGFLLAGVVLAVAWGRLRRLGSVTGVLVPAMVIGYLLLTAGVLMTNLEKIPAAFALIFSDAFSGHAVAGGALGSVIIMGVRRAAFSNEAGIGTEAMAHGAAKTAEPVREGLVAMLGPVIDTLLVCTCTALVILVSGVWSASEADGIALTTQAFDLLFPGGGKWILVVVVTLLSMSTVFTFWYYGSKCLGFLIGAQYQEHYIWFYLMLVVLSSVVSLNLVVNIIDIMYALMAIPTMTSALLLAPKVRAAAKIYFAQNPH; encoded by the coding sequence ATGCTCAACAGTGAATCGCTTAATCAATTTCTTTCCACCGTCGTCGGCATTGTCTGGGGCTTACCTCTGGTGTTTCTGCTCGTCGGCGGAGGTATCTTTTTCTGCCTCCATTCGCGCTTTTTACCCTACCGTTATCTCACCCGCAGTGTAGCGTTGTTAGGAAGGGGCGCTGATGATCACGACAGAGGCCAACTTTCGCACTTTCAGGCGCTGAGCACTGCACTATCCGGAACGCTCGGTATGGGCAATGTAGCGGGTGTGGCGCTGGCGATCTCCATGGGGGGGCCTGGCGCAATTTTTTGGATGTGGGTAAGCGCTTGCCTGGGTATCGCCACCAAATTTTATACCTGTACACTCGCGGTTATGTACCGCGGCAAAGATTCTGAAGGTAAGTGGCAGGGTGGACCTATGTATGTGGTGCGCGAAGGCTTGGGTCAGCGCTGGCTGCCGCTCGCCTATTTTTTTGCCTTCGCGGGGCTTCTGGGCACCATGCCCAGTTTCCAGATTAACCAGCTCGTGGCTATTCTGCGGCAAACTGTGGGAGAGTCGACGGGAATGGCTTCCGCAGAAAGTCACTTTGGTTTTGACCTCTCCGTGGGGTTTTTGCTTGCTGGCGTCGTTCTCGCGGTGGCCTGGGGGCGATTGCGTCGCTTGGGGAGCGTAACGGGCGTTTTGGTTCCTGCGATGGTGATTGGTTACCTGCTGCTTACCGCCGGAGTGTTGATGACGAACCTAGAGAAAATTCCAGCGGCATTTGCACTGATTTTCAGTGATGCGTTTTCAGGGCATGCTGTAGCGGGCGGTGCGCTGGGCAGTGTGATAATTATGGGAGTGCGGCGCGCCGCGTTTTCTAACGAAGCCGGGATCGGCACCGAAGCAATGGCACATGGTGCCGCAAAAACCGCTGAACCCGTGCGCGAAGGATTGGTTGCGATGTTAGGCCCGGTTATCGATACGCTTTTGGTATGCACTTGTACGGCGCTAGTCATACTTGTTAGTGGCGTGTGGTCGGCGAGTGAAGCCGACGGGATCGCGTTGACGACGCAGGCCTTTGATTTGCTCTTCCCTGGTGGCGGTAAGTGGATACTGGTCGTGGTGGTAACCCTACTTAGCATGAGTACTGTTTTTACCTTTTGGTACTATGGCAGTAAATGCCTCGGCTTTCTCATTGGAGCGCAATACCAAGAGCACTACATCTGGTTTTATTTGATGTTGGTGGTGCTCAGTTCTGTGGTATCGCTTAATCTGGTGGTTAACATCATCGATATTATGTACGCGCTGATGGCAATTCCGACGATGACGTCTGCGTTGCTGCTTGCGCCTAAAGTACGTGCGGCGGCAAAAATCTATTTTGCGCAAAATCCTCACTAA
- a CDS encoding RICIN domain-containing protein: MLRVIRWYVAVFLVLLGRWVSAADADFSVVNYWQGGFQGEIVVHNDGADAISQWRVSFSANFEIVNLWNAEEVAHSGNLWEFGSAGWNDQIPAGGEASFGFIANGDVTQVSDLLVTLNGAATPTPTATPTPSATPTPTPSPSSTPSPSPTPTVEPTVIPSTSPSPEPTPPPEAHLASGRYVIISRSSELAMDVSDNSTENGAVIHQWDYGFRTNQQFDLTDLGNGFYSIRAGNSGKSLDVWNRSLDDGGEIRQYSYYGSDNQQWTLRAVENGYFEIVSRLSGKVLQVADSSRGTDVLQFAPTGAHNQQWRFVAPSDMYPTAPKQLVWAEDFDYTGLPSSSTWGYEEGMVRNNEAQYYTRARAENAWVADGMLTITARRENYQGAQYTSASITTSGKADWTYGRFDMRARIDTRGGLWPAFWMLGYGKWPENGEIDIMEYYRGNLLANLAWKANNSDAWSAAWDSSTRSVASLETIYPGWANDFHLWRMDWDNDSIRLYVDGILLNEANLNNIRNPDGSNPFRARAMYMILNLAIGGNNGGDPSGTAFPASYEVDYVRVYQ, from the coding sequence ATGTTGCGTGTGATACGTTGGTACGTCGCTGTGTTTTTAGTGCTCTTGGGGCGCTGGGTTTCCGCGGCGGACGCGGATTTTAGCGTTGTTAACTATTGGCAGGGCGGATTTCAAGGAGAGATTGTTGTCCACAACGATGGGGCAGATGCGATTTCTCAATGGCGGGTATCGTTTTCCGCTAATTTTGAGATTGTTAACTTATGGAACGCTGAGGAAGTCGCTCACAGTGGAAATCTCTGGGAATTCGGTTCTGCCGGTTGGAACGACCAGATTCCTGCGGGTGGTGAAGCCAGCTTCGGCTTCATTGCCAACGGTGATGTAACGCAAGTTTCCGATTTGCTTGTAACCCTGAATGGGGCGGCCACGCCAACACCTACTGCGACACCGACACCTTCAGCTACACCGACACCAACGCCTTCACCATCATCGACGCCGAGCCCGTCGCCAACTCCTACTGTCGAGCCAACGGTCATACCCAGCACAAGTCCCTCGCCCGAACCGACGCCACCACCAGAAGCACATCTCGCCAGCGGCCGGTACGTGATTATTTCCCGCAGTAGCGAACTAGCCATGGATGTGTCCGATAACAGCACGGAAAACGGAGCTGTCATTCACCAATGGGACTACGGCTTTCGTACAAACCAGCAGTTTGATCTCACCGACTTGGGCAATGGCTTTTATTCTATCCGTGCGGGAAACAGCGGTAAGTCATTGGATGTGTGGAACCGCTCTCTCGATGACGGAGGCGAAATTCGACAATACAGCTACTATGGCTCAGACAATCAACAGTGGACTCTTCGAGCTGTAGAAAACGGCTATTTTGAAATTGTTTCGCGATTGAGTGGCAAGGTATTACAGGTGGCGGACAGCAGCCGTGGCACAGATGTTTTGCAGTTCGCGCCCACCGGCGCTCACAACCAACAGTGGCGATTTGTTGCTCCCAGCGATATGTACCCGACGGCACCCAAACAATTGGTATGGGCAGAAGATTTTGACTATACCGGTTTGCCTTCGTCCAGTACCTGGGGTTACGAGGAGGGGATGGTACGAAATAACGAAGCACAATATTACACGCGCGCGAGGGCGGAAAACGCCTGGGTAGCCGATGGTATGTTAACCATAACGGCCAGACGGGAGAATTATCAGGGAGCGCAATATACTTCCGCCAGTATTACCACCTCCGGGAAAGCTGATTGGACCTATGGGCGTTTCGATATGCGCGCGCGCATCGATACCCGCGGTGGCTTGTGGCCAGCGTTCTGGATGTTGGGTTATGGAAAGTGGCCGGAGAATGGCGAAATTGACATTATGGAATATTATCGCGGAAATTTATTAGCGAACCTGGCCTGGAAAGCAAACAATTCCGATGCCTGGTCGGCGGCTTGGGACTCATCCACTCGATCGGTAGCGAGCCTGGAAACCATTTACCCTGGGTGGGCAAACGATTTTCATCTCTGGCGAATGGACTGGGATAACGATTCTATTAGGTTGTATGTGGATGGAATACTGTTGAATGAAGCGAATTTAAATAATATACGTAACCCCGACGGCTCGAATCCATTTCGCGCTCGAGCAATGTACATGATTTTAAATTTGGCCATCGGTGGTAATAATGGTGGTGACCCGAGCGGTACCGCCTTCCCTGCTTCATACGAAGTGGATTATGTGCGTGTCTATCAATAA